One Ananas comosus cultivar F153 linkage group 23, ASM154086v1, whole genome shotgun sequence genomic window carries:
- the LOC109727968 gene encoding myb-related transcription factor, partner of profilin isoform X2 produces MAKELAGDAGLWLPSELLEDDFFLDEKRRRVCGFGSHESSFASGLGSASDSPADSAAETESDEEDYLAGLTRRMTHSFLLDDDDEENTGLSTLAAQNPKVISGSPQSTLCGVGLMSAPGNESPNGTSQISPPTSPLEKSNDEPWDLLYKTTMENHETLQKQRTFYGFGALESATKPSPAPTSAPPKSFFPDPVLARRQLQAAQLRQQQILKQQQQQYAASAAAWGRSHNSRVRSCGGGYGEERSSPPLGLSPSAWPPLQKPPPPPPAAPPPPPPPQGSGMRAIFLAGAGAKRESAGTGVFLPRRPGAPADPRKKPSCSTVLLPIRVIQALNLNPDELGTQPRYPGGFVLDHDVLIGRSNSMLPHQKRSNNYLRPQPPSTVTTHELHLPQEWTY; encoded by the exons ATGGCGAAGGAGCTCGCGGGAGACGCCGGGCTGTGGCTCCCGTCGGAGCTACTCGAGGACGACTTCTTCCTCGACGAGAAGAGGCGTCGGGTGTGCGGGTTCGGCTCTCACGAGTCGAGCTTCGCGAGCGGGCTCGGATCGGCCTCGGACTCGCCCGCCGACTCGGCGGCGGAGACGGAGAGCGACGAGGAGGACTACCTCGCCGGGCTGACCCGCCGGATGACCCACTCCTTCCtcctcgacgacgacgacgaagagaaCACGGGGCTCTCCACCCTCGCCGCTCAAAACCCTAAG gTGATATCGGGGTCGCCACAGTCCACGCTCTGCGGCGTGGGGCTGATGTCGGCGCCGGGGAACGAGAGCCCTAACGGGACCTCTCAGATCTCGCCGCCGACTTCTCCGCTGGAGAAGAGCAACGACGAGCCCTGGGATTTGCTATATAAAACTACTATGGAAAACCACGAAACCCTACAGAAGCAGCGTACCTTCTACGGCTTCGGTGCGCTGGAGTCGGCGACGAAACCTTCTCCGGCGCCGACTTCGGCTCCTCCGAAGAGCTTTTTCCCAGATCCGGTGCTCGCTCGCCGCCAATTACAAGCAGCTCAG CTAAGGCAACAGCAGATTttgaagcagcagcagcagcagtatgCGGCTTCTGCGGCGGCGTGGGGGAGGTCGCATAATAGCAGGGTGCGGTCCTGCGGCGGAGGGTACGGGGAGGAGCGTTCTAGTCCTCCGCTAGGGTTATCCCCCTCGGCGTGGCCGCCGCTCCAGaagcctccgccgccgcctcccgcggcgccgccgccgcctccgccgccgcagggGTCGGGGATGCGCGCCATAttcctcgccggcgccggcgcgaAACGCGAGAGCGCGGGAACCGGCGTCTTCCTGCCCCGGCGCCCAGGAGCTCCCGCCGATCCCCGGAAAaagcctt CTTGTTCCACCGTGCTTCTCCCGATTAGAGTGATCCAAGCGTTGAACTTAAACCCGGATGAGTTGGGAACGCAACCGCGTTACCCCGGTGGCTTCGTTCTCGACCATG ATGTTCTAATTGGTCGAAGCAACTCCATGCTCCCGCATCAGAAGCGCAGCAACAACTATCTCCGGCCCCAACCCCCCTCCACTGTTACAACCCATGAGCTTCATCTTCCTCAGGAGTGGACTTATTAA
- the LOC109727969 gene encoding 16.9 kDa class I heat shock protein 2-like, whose amino-acid sequence MSIDPIFLFDPFDLWDLDDTSYGARVDWKETAEAHVIKADLPGVRKEEVKVEVQDGNVLQISGQRKREENEEGDDVNKLKEKEAEGSSWHRLERRFGSFLRRFRLPRDAKTDEAKASMENGVLTVTVPKQDKQQPTSKAIDISSA is encoded by the coding sequence ATGTCGATCGACCCGATATTCCTGTTCGACCCGTTCGACCTGTGGGATCTGGACGATACGTCGTACGGTGCACGCGTGGACTGGAAGGAGACGGCGGAGGCGCACGTGATAAAGGCGGATCTGCCCGGGGTGAGGAAGGAGGAGGTGAAGGTGGAGGTGCAGGACGGGAACGTGCTGCAGATAAGCGGGCAGAGGAAGCGGGAGGAGAACGAGGAGGGCGACGACGTCAACAAGCTGAAGGAGAAGGAGGCCGAGGGCAGCAGCTGGCACCGCCTGGAGCGCCGCTTCGGGAGCTTCCTGCGGCGGTTCCGGCTCCCGCGGGACGCCAAGACGGACGAGGCCAAGGCGTCCATGGAGAACGGCGTCCTCACCGTCACCGTGCCCAAGCAGGACAAGCAGCAGCCCACGTCCAAGGCCATCGACATCTCATCTGCCTGA
- the LOC109727967 gene encoding uncharacterized protein LOC109727967, with protein sequence MRKLCPNFDKEDGLDTVLEVPIPEEMFTSGGGGGGGGGGGGNKFWRKNVRTSVRPGSRSTSSSLGRAAELQLMLSVVGAPLALLPVPAHKSTIANCNPKDGPIEASMAKYIIQQYVAAVGGEKALDAASSMYAMGKVQMRSTGINGDGRGKKGGGGGEVGGFVLWQKRRRRRPEQLMWCLELMTVSGCKISAGSDGRVAWRQTPWQQPHASRGPPRPLRRSLQGLDPRLTANLFADGVWVGEKAVDGEACFALRVDADPAALRARGSGGVEIVRHTAWGYFGQKTGLLLQLEDSHLIRVDGVYWETNTESFLRDYRAVDGVGVAHAGRSHVALFRFGDDGRSTSRVEETWTVEEVEFNIVGLSDDCFLAPADLQDDVGDDKGGRTRGGTQAASARNIGPAQVAAVDSDPAGGGGGGCKLITY encoded by the exons ATGAGGAAGCTGTGCCCTAATTTCGACAAAGAAGATGGGTTGGACACCGTCCTCGAAGTCCCCATCCCCGAGGAAATGTTCACCTcgggcggcggtggtggcggtggcggcggcggcggaggcaaCAAATTCTGGCGCAAAAATGTGAGGACGTCCGTGCGGCCGGGCAGCCGCTCCACTTCGTCCTCCCTCGGCAGGGCCGCCGAGCTCCAGCTCATGCTTAGTGTCGTCGGCGCGCCGCTCGCTCTCCTTCCGGTCCCCGCCCATAAGAGTACCATAGCGAACTGCAACCCGAAGGACGGCCCTATA GAGGCATCTATGGCGAAGTACATAATACAGCAGTACGTAGCGGCGGTGGGCGGGGAGAAGGCGCTGGACGCGGCGAGCAGCATGTACGCGATGGGGAAGGTGCAGATGAGGTCGACGGGGATTAACGGCGACGGTCGTGGCAAGAAGGGAGGCGGGGGAGGAGAGGTGGGGGGGTTCGTGCTGTGgcagaagcggcggcggcggcggccggagcagcTGATGTGGTGTCTGGAGCTGATGACGGTGTCCGGGTGCAAGATCAGCGCAGGGAGCGACGGCAGGGTCGCGTGGCGCCAGACGCCGTGGCAGCAGCCCCACGCCTCCCGCGGACCGCCACGCCCGCTCCGCCGATCCCTACAG GGTCTGGATCCCCGGCTGACCGCGAACCTGTTCGCCGACGGCGTTTGGGTGGGGGAGAAGGCGGTGGACGGGGAGGCGTGCTTCGCGCTGCGGGTCGACGCCGACCCCGCGGCGCTCCGCGCccgcggcagcggcggcgtgGAGATCGTGCGGCACACGGCGTGGGGGTATTTCGGTCAAAAGACGGGCCTCCTCCTCCAGCTGGAGGACTCCCACCTCATCCGCGTCGACGGCGTCTACTGGGAGACCAACACCGAGTCCTTCCTCCGCGACTACCGCGCCGTCGACGGCGTCGGCGTCGCCCACGCGGGGCGCAGCCACGTGGCGCTCTTCCGCTTCGGCGACGACGGACGGTCCACGTCGCGCGTGGAGGAGACGTGGACGGTCGAGGAGGTCGAGTTCAACATCGTGGGCTTGTCGGACGACTGCTTCTTGGCCCCCGCGGATCTGCAGGACGACGTGGGGGATGATAAGGGAGGGAGGACACGTGGCGGGACGCAGGCCGCTAGTGCCAGGAACATCGGCCCCGCGCAGGTCGCCGCCGTTGATAGCGATccggccggaggaggaggaggcggatgCAAACTAATTACTTATTAA
- the LOC109728040 gene encoding uncharacterized protein LOC109728040 — translation MLVQGEKSHKDLEAGPHRCPATAAAVAGDDSDESLCFSDTEDRSWHSRDNSNCPSIRSLGEEAFEPRRKSSLSNCSFEFDLEDGLSEIESNLEKIERDCRICHLGLETAASESGFAIVLGCSCKEDLALAHKQCAETWFKIRGNKTCEICGSTAQNVVGSGETESTEQSNEASNMTAAPLQQSETRSFWQGHRFLNFLLACMVFAFVISWLFHFNVPG, via the exons ATGTTAGTACAGGGAGAAAAATCCCACAAAGACCTCGAGGCGGGGCCCCACCGTTGCCCggcaacggcggcggcggtggccggTGATGACTCTGACGAGAGCCTCTGCTTCTCTGACACCGAGGACCGGTCGTGGCATTCTCGCGATAACTCAAATTGCCCGTCCATTCGTAGCTTAGGGGAAGAAGCATTTGAGCCTCGTAGGAAATCCTCCTTATCAAATTGCTCTTTTGAATTCGATTTGGAAGACGGACTCTCAGAAATTGAATCGAATTTGGAGAAAATCGAAAGAGATTGCCGGATTTGTCATCTCGGTTTGGAAACTGCGGCTTCGGAGTCAGGTTTCGCGATTGTGTTGGGCTGTTCTTGTAAAGAGGATTTAGCTCTTGCTCACAAGCAATGCGCGGAGACTTGGTTCAAGATTAGAGGAAATAA GACCTGCGAAATTTGTGGCTCAACCGCACAAAATGTGGTCGGTTCCGGCGAGACTGAGTCCACCGAGCAATCAAATGAAGCATCCAATATGACAGCGGCGCCCCTGCAACAATCTGAGACACGAAGCTTTTGGCAGGGGCATCGGTTTCTCAACTTCCTCCTCGCCTGCATGGTCTTCGCCTTTGTTATTTCCTGGCTCTTTCACTTCAACGTTCCGGGATAA
- the LOC109727968 gene encoding myb-related transcription factor, partner of profilin isoform X1, protein MAKELAGDAGLWLPSELLEDDFFLDEKRRRVCGFGSHESSFASGLGSASDSPADSAAETESDEEDYLAGLTRRMTHSFLLDDDDEENTGLSTLAAQNPKVISGSPQSTLCGVGLMSAPGNESPNGTSQISPPTSPLEKSNDEPWDLLYKTTMENHETLQKQRTFYGFGALESATKPSPAPTSAPPKSFFPDPVLARRQLQAAQFYQLRQQQILKQQQQQYAASAAAWGRSHNSRVRSCGGGYGEERSSPPLGLSPSAWPPLQKPPPPPPAAPPPPPPPQGSGMRAIFLAGAGAKRESAGTGVFLPRRPGAPADPRKKPSCSTVLLPIRVIQALNLNPDELGTQPRYPGGFVLDHDVLIGRSNSMLPHQKRSNNYLRPQPPSTVTTHELHLPQEWTY, encoded by the exons ATGGCGAAGGAGCTCGCGGGAGACGCCGGGCTGTGGCTCCCGTCGGAGCTACTCGAGGACGACTTCTTCCTCGACGAGAAGAGGCGTCGGGTGTGCGGGTTCGGCTCTCACGAGTCGAGCTTCGCGAGCGGGCTCGGATCGGCCTCGGACTCGCCCGCCGACTCGGCGGCGGAGACGGAGAGCGACGAGGAGGACTACCTCGCCGGGCTGACCCGCCGGATGACCCACTCCTTCCtcctcgacgacgacgacgaagagaaCACGGGGCTCTCCACCCTCGCCGCTCAAAACCCTAAG gTGATATCGGGGTCGCCACAGTCCACGCTCTGCGGCGTGGGGCTGATGTCGGCGCCGGGGAACGAGAGCCCTAACGGGACCTCTCAGATCTCGCCGCCGACTTCTCCGCTGGAGAAGAGCAACGACGAGCCCTGGGATTTGCTATATAAAACTACTATGGAAAACCACGAAACCCTACAGAAGCAGCGTACCTTCTACGGCTTCGGTGCGCTGGAGTCGGCGACGAAACCTTCTCCGGCGCCGACTTCGGCTCCTCCGAAGAGCTTTTTCCCAGATCCGGTGCTCGCTCGCCGCCAATTACAAGCAGCTCAG TTTTATCAGCTAAGGCAACAGCAGATTttgaagcagcagcagcagcagtatgCGGCTTCTGCGGCGGCGTGGGGGAGGTCGCATAATAGCAGGGTGCGGTCCTGCGGCGGAGGGTACGGGGAGGAGCGTTCTAGTCCTCCGCTAGGGTTATCCCCCTCGGCGTGGCCGCCGCTCCAGaagcctccgccgccgcctcccgcggcgccgccgccgcctccgccgccgcagggGTCGGGGATGCGCGCCATAttcctcgccggcgccggcgcgaAACGCGAGAGCGCGGGAACCGGCGTCTTCCTGCCCCGGCGCCCAGGAGCTCCCGCCGATCCCCGGAAAaagcctt CTTGTTCCACCGTGCTTCTCCCGATTAGAGTGATCCAAGCGTTGAACTTAAACCCGGATGAGTTGGGAACGCAACCGCGTTACCCCGGTGGCTTCGTTCTCGACCATG ATGTTCTAATTGGTCGAAGCAACTCCATGCTCCCGCATCAGAAGCGCAGCAACAACTATCTCCGGCCCCAACCCCCCTCCACTGTTACAACCCATGAGCTTCATCTTCCTCAGGAGTGGACTTATTAA